A DNA window from Patescibacteria group bacterium contains the following coding sequences:
- the rpmF gene encoding 50S ribosomal protein L32, translating to MAEPKKRTNNSKQGMRRMHDKVIKPAVVFCEQCHEPKVAHQVCYNCGTFAKKQVLDIKK from the coding sequence ATGGCCGAACCAAAAAAGCGAACGAATAATTCTAAGCAGGGCATGCGCCGAATGCACGACAAGGTTATCAAACCTGCCGTAGTGTTTTGCGAACAATGCCATGAGCCAAAAGTTGCTCACCAGGTTTGCTACAATTGTGGCACCTTTGCTAAGAAACAAGTTCTCGATATCAAAAAATAA
- a CDS encoding replication-associated recombination protein A translates to MFTQKSNLPLAEKLRPTSLGDFIGQEHIVGKDKILRRIIESDRIVPMIFWGPPGCGKTTLAKIIAGRTKSQFVFISAVASGVADLKKIVAEAGDKSQFNQIKTILFIDEIHRFNKSQQDFLLPYVENGTVTLIGATTENPSFQVNAPLLSRARVFHFREQTIPSVAKALKRAISRINLEQADYVSGRSEGPKNKIEISKKALELIANLCEGDLRDAYNALELAIISAEPRDGIIKIDELLAQESIQQKFIRYDKGADGHYDAISALHKAIRASQPDAALHYLARMLEAGEDPLYVIRRLIRCASEDIGMADSQALILATSVLDATRHLGMPEANNAIAQLVIYLSIAPKSRAVDEAYASAKNDVTNSRLEPVPLKIRNASSKIMKDFGFGKDYKMYDKESLLPDNLKGKKYWRG, encoded by the coding sequence TTGTTCACGCAAAAATCTAACCTTCCGCTGGCCGAGAAACTTCGTCCTACATCTCTAGGCGATTTTATTGGCCAGGAACATATCGTTGGGAAAGACAAGATCCTACGAAGGATTATTGAGTCGGACCGAATCGTCCCGATGATTTTTTGGGGTCCGCCCGGATGCGGCAAGACAACGCTAGCCAAAATTATCGCCGGAAGGACCAAAAGCCAGTTTGTCTTCATCTCTGCTGTTGCTAGCGGAGTAGCTGATTTGAAGAAAATAGTGGCCGAAGCAGGAGACAAATCACAATTCAACCAAATCAAAACAATTTTGTTTATTGATGAAATTCATCGTTTCAATAAGTCGCAGCAAGATTTTCTTCTGCCCTATGTCGAGAACGGTACTGTTACCTTGATTGGAGCCACGACCGAAAATCCATCATTTCAAGTCAACGCTCCACTTCTGTCGAGAGCGAGAGTCTTTCATTTCCGCGAACAAACCATACCGTCTGTGGCCAAGGCTCTAAAAAGAGCCATTTCCAGAATTAATTTAGAGCAAGCCGACTATGTAAGTGGTCGTTCTGAAGGACCAAAAAATAAAATAGAAATCTCCAAAAAAGCACTGGAGCTGATTGCCAATCTATGCGAAGGCGATCTTCGTGACGCTTACAATGCCTTGGAGCTTGCGATAATATCAGCAGAGCCAAGAGATGGGATTATCAAAATCGATGAGCTCTTGGCACAAGAATCAATCCAGCAGAAATTTATACGATATGACAAGGGTGCGGACGGCCATTATGATGCCATCTCGGCCCTGCACAAAGCAATCCGCGCTTCACAACCTGATGCGGCACTACATTATCTTGCCCGAATGTTGGAGGCGGGCGAAGATCCTCTCTATGTCATCCGACGGTTGATACGATGTGCGTCTGAGGACATTGGGATGGCTGATTCACAGGCCTTAATCTTAGCGACATCTGTACTCGACGCGACCAGACATTTGGGTATGCCTGAGGCCAATAATGCAATCGCGCAATTGGTGATATATCTAAGTATTGCCCCAAAATCGCGCGCTGTCGATGAGGCATATGCAAGTGCAAAAAACGACGTCACAAATAGTCGACTTGAGCCCGTCCCTCTCAAAATTAGAAATGCATCTAGCAAGATAATGAAGGATTTCGGCTTTGGAAAAGACTACAAAATGTACGACAAAGAATCTCTTTTGCCTGATAATCTCAAGGGCAAAAAATATTGGAGAGGGTAG
- a CDS encoding serine hydrolase: MGGIANNIDRSIISDRSGSDSAAHASIQELILPELKEPPKVGNFAKFPSNIYAKYYLLMDPTSDTVFVSNDADTQTAIASTTKIMTATIVLENYKLDEVVTISREAAIQVGMDPTTKSGEKITVENLLDVLLIISSNRAAYALAEHINSPSETGTDKFVRMMNDKAKSLGMYDTDYHDAAGLDTTGYSTAHDLAIITEYAMQKPLFAKIVGTAESSVTDVTGKITHQLKNSNRLVSDWNYPGALGVKTGYMPEASHSLVAAAERDNHTLYAIILYTTYDTPEASATEARKLLDWGWANVDWGTN, translated from the coding sequence TTCTGGCTCTGATTCTGCGGCCCACGCTTCTATCCAAGAATTGATACTTCCGGAGCTCAAAGAGCCGCCAAAGGTCGGTAATTTTGCAAAGTTTCCCTCAAATATTTATGCCAAATACTACCTTCTCATGGACCCGACATCAGATACGGTCTTCGTATCCAACGACGCTGATACACAGACTGCTATCGCTTCTACCACGAAAATCATGACCGCGACTATCGTGCTTGAGAACTACAAATTAGATGAGGTCGTCACAATATCTCGCGAAGCAGCGATCCAGGTGGGCATGGATCCAACAACAAAATCAGGAGAGAAAATTACAGTTGAAAACCTTCTTGATGTATTACTAATTATTTCATCAAACAGAGCGGCCTATGCGCTAGCTGAACATATAAATTCCCCCAGTGAAACTGGGACGGACAAGTTTGTGCGGATGATGAACGACAAGGCGAAGTCCTTGGGAATGTACGACACAGATTATCACGACGCGGCTGGGCTCGATACAACGGGATACTCTACTGCGCATGATCTAGCGATCATTACTGAGTATGCAATGCAAAAGCCCCTTTTCGCCAAAATAGTTGGAACAGCCGAGAGTTCAGTCACGGACGTGACTGGCAAGATCACTCATCAACTAAAAAATTCCAACCGATTAGTATCTGATTGGAATTATCCAGGTGCCTTGGGCGTTAAGACTGGCTATATGCCAGAGGCAAGCCATTCACTGGTCGCGGCAGCGGAGAGAGATAATCATACTTTGTATGCAATCATTCTCTACACCACTTATGATACACCAGAAGCGTCAGCAACTGAGGCCAGAAAGCTTCTCGACTGGGGTTGGGCCAATGTTGATTGGGGGACAAACTAG
- the nusB gene encoding transcription antitermination factor NusB — protein MNRHLSRMIAMQTLYELDFRPESNKEEVMDRNVSEYADKCESDFVDLLVDGVSKLKDELESIVTESAPEWPMDQISLIDREILRIAIYELLYVNDIPPKVSINEAVELAKQFGGENSSKFVNGVLGTVYKKYENKISNKLQSNQQGEHDDIS, from the coding sequence ATGAATCGCCATCTTTCTAGAATGATTGCCATGCAGACTTTGTATGAACTGGATTTCCGTCCAGAATCAAACAAAGAAGAAGTGATGGATCGAAATGTCAGTGAATATGCTGATAAATGCGAATCTGATTTTGTCGATCTCTTGGTAGATGGTGTGTCGAAGTTGAAAGATGAGCTAGAAAGCATCGTTACCGAATCCGCTCCAGAATGGCCGATGGACCAGATTTCTTTGATCGATAGAGAAATCCTTCGGATTGCGATATATGAGTTGCTTTATGTAAATGACATTCCGCCCAAAGTCTCTATCAACGAAGCAGTCGAGCTAGCCAAACAGTTTGGTGGGGAGAACTCATCTAAATTTGTGAATGGTGTATTGGGTACTGTTTACAAAAAGTACGAGAACAAGATTTCAAATAAATTACAATCAAACCAACAAGGAGAACATGACGACATTAGCTGA
- a CDS encoding thiamine pyrophosphate-dependent enzyme — protein MDNIMPKCWKKSSKPHLFCPGCGHGSVLKQLGYLADEMGIARNTALGIDIGCSLLAWDFFDMDTVQTHHGRTTSVMVGYKMARPSRIAIAYMGDGGGYAIGLQALVHAAYRNNPITVILVNNENYAMTGGQTSPTTEVGTVTSTAPSGKSAVFGPGFKGPELLANIASKNAYIARASISNPIQMKAMIKRAIDNQVKNNSFSFLEILSTCPTNWKTNAKESFERLAEMEKFFPIGEISLVEKETK, from the coding sequence ATGGATAATATTATGCCAAAGTGCTGGAAGAAAAGCAGCAAACCTCACCTATTTTGCCCAGGTTGCGGCCACGGTAGCGTCCTAAAACAATTGGGGTACTTGGCAGATGAAATGGGAATAGCTCGAAATACTGCACTGGGCATCGATATCGGTTGCTCTCTTCTGGCCTGGGATTTTTTCGATATGGACACTGTCCAGACACACCACGGCCGAACGACTTCTGTAATGGTCGGTTACAAAATGGCTAGACCAAGCCGAATCGCCATTGCCTACATGGGCGACGGCGGCGGATACGCGATTGGCCTTCAGGCCCTCGTCCATGCGGCATATCGAAACAACCCGATCACCGTGATCTTGGTCAATAATGAAAATTATGCAATGACCGGCGGTCAGACCTCGCCAACTACCGAGGTAGGAACTGTGACTTCAACTGCACCAAGCGGCAAATCAGCAGTATTCGGACCGGGATTCAAGGGTCCTGAGCTCTTGGCTAATATTGCCAGCAAAAATGCTTATATCGCTCGCGCCTCGATATCCAACCCAATCCAGATGAAAGCCATGATCAAACGCGCTATCGACAACCAAGTCAAGAACAATTCTTTTTCTTTCTTGGAAATTCTCTCAACCTGCCCAACAAATTGGAAGACAAATGCAAAAGAAAGCTTTGAGAGACTAGCCGAAATGGAGAAGTTTTTCCCTATCGGTGAAATAAGTTTAGTAGAGAAGGAGACAAAATGA
- a CDS encoding class I SAM-dependent methyltransferase, which produces MKKEYAQYLLNRTIEDYNSIAEQFSSTRNYLSNDIIALKSYAKDGDRILDVGCGNGRLTELFKDMKIDYTGVDNSTELVKIAKQRYPKSDFRLTDPLKFEFADNSFDKIFCLSVFHHIPSTEFRVQYLKEIRRVMKPGGLLVLTVWNMWKKKGMFWQILRNGFFHPSLDLSDTFYPFRSGNRIIKANRYIHCFKVEELEKLFLEAGFEIVGIDNMKRGDRGDNENILFLGEKL; this is translated from the coding sequence ATGAAAAAAGAATACGCACAATATCTATTAAATCGGACGATAGAGGATTATAACAGCATCGCTGAGCAGTTTTCAAGTACAAGGAACTATTTGTCTAATGACATTATAGCACTGAAGTCTTATGCTAAAGATGGCGACAGGATCCTGGATGTTGGCTGTGGTAACGGCAGATTAACCGAATTATTTAAGGATATGAAGATCGACTACACTGGAGTTGATAACTCCACAGAGTTAGTGAAGATTGCGAAGCAGCGTTATCCAAAATCTGATTTTCGTCTGACCGATCCGCTCAAATTCGAATTCGCCGACAACTCCTTCGATAAAATATTCTGTCTATCGGTCTTCCATCACATCCCCAGTACTGAATTTCGCGTTCAATATCTGAAAGAGATCAGACGGGTCATGAAGCCGGGCGGCTTGCTCGTCCTGACAGTTTGGAATATGTGGAAAAAGAAGGGAATGTTCTGGCAGATTCTGCGTAACGGGTTCTTTCATCCCAGTCTCGACTTGAGCGACACATTTTACCCATTTCGATCAGGAAACAGAATCATCAAGGCAAATCGCTACATTCATTGTTTCAAAGTAGAGGAGCTTGAAAAATTGTTCCTAGAGGCCGGCTTCGAAATAGTTGGAATCGATAATATGAAAAGAGGGGATAGGGGCGACAACGAAAATATCCTCTTCCTCGGCGAAAAATTATAG
- a CDS encoding four helix bundle protein, whose translation MKIERFEEIIAWQKAKDLVIFCYDLSEKWRDFSFRDQFRRAAVSIMNNIAEGFERRGDREFKHFLFISKGSCGEVRSMSYLADEFKYLDNGQFKLIADKSTEISKILSGLIKSLDT comes from the coding sequence GTGAAAATTGAACGCTTTGAGGAAATAATCGCATGGCAAAAGGCTAAGGACTTAGTAATCTTCTGCTATGACTTATCGGAAAAGTGGAGAGACTTCTCTTTCCGTGATCAGTTTAGGCGGGCCGCAGTTTCTATAATGAACAATATTGCCGAAGGATTCGAGCGGAGAGGAGATAGGGAATTCAAGCACTTTCTATTTATATCAAAGGGATCTTGTGGCGAGGTAAGATCAATGAGCTATCTTGCCGACGAGTTTAAATATCTGGATAATGGTCAGTTCAAATTAATAGCAGATAAATCAACAGAAATATCAAAAATATTATCAGGCTTGATTAAATCTTTAGATACATAG
- a CDS encoding 2-oxoacid:acceptor oxidoreductase family protein, with amino-acid sequence MKPMKIFLAGEGGQGIQTIAKILVDAVKSQGSNVSYIPAFGVEQRGTPSTAFITISNDEIRYPRFEHADVVVVLQKRALSVIEKHISPQTKVVFDSSTIPASSIHHHHKLGIPATEVAAAQFKAQSFNILITGKISRLINLDEKLVWDSIVKILGKKFKDDKIRKMNEDCFKYGRNAVFEIDQFSKPTFMPATEKIIRKGFGKSALIIPERCKGCHICIAKCPVAALSKGETLGVFATQVPEIDLEKCIACGNCFRFCPDAAISVTKDKSAK; translated from the coding sequence ATGAAACCAATGAAGATATTTTTAGCGGGTGAAGGCGGTCAGGGTATTCAAACTATCGCCAAAATCCTAGTGGACGCAGTCAAATCACAGGGTTCTAACGTTTCATACATTCCCGCTTTTGGCGTAGAACAACGCGGGACACCCTCCACTGCTTTCATCACCATAAGCAACGATGAAATCCGCTACCCTCGATTCGAACACGCAGACGTTGTAGTCGTACTGCAGAAGCGCGCCCTTTCTGTGATAGAAAAACATATCTCCCCCCAAACCAAAGTAGTTTTCGACTCCTCGACGATCCCTGCATCCTCGATCCATCATCACCACAAATTGGGTATTCCAGCGACAGAAGTTGCCGCCGCGCAATTCAAGGCTCAATCTTTTAATATCTTGATTACCGGCAAGATCAGTAGGTTGATCAATCTTGACGAGAAACTTGTTTGGGACTCAATCGTCAAAATACTGGGCAAGAAGTTTAAAGATGACAAAATCCGGAAGATGAATGAAGATTGTTTCAAGTACGGGCGAAACGCAGTTTTTGAGATAGATCAATTTTCGAAGCCGACTTTCATGCCTGCAACCGAGAAAATCATACGCAAAGGTTTTGGCAAAAGCGCTTTGATCATTCCAGAGCGCTGTAAGGGATGCCATATCTGCATTGCCAAATGCCCTGTAGCCGCATTATCAAAAGGTGAAACTCTTGGCGTATTCGCGACTCAGGTGCCAGAGATTGATTTGGAGAAATGTATCGCTTGCGGCAATTGCTTCCGTTTTTGCCCAGACGCCGCCATCTCCGTAACCAAAGATAAGAGTGCTAAGTAA
- the rnc gene encoding ribonuclease III, with protein sequence MTTLAEFEESIGVQFRDKSLLEQVFIHRSYLNEHKTLNLEHNERLEFLGDAVLELAVTKYLYANYDKPEGDLTNWRSALVKGESLSVEAKRIGLDQFLKTSRGEAKNMGKARDILLANAFEALIGAIYLDQDFDEVYNFVLKNIIYKLENILENGLHFDAKSRFQEMSQDKFGITPSYEVVSEIGPDHNKIFTVAAYLNEKKVGQGEGSSKQKAQTDAAQSALDKWEEIVKSS encoded by the coding sequence ATGACGACATTAGCTGAGTTCGAAGAATCAATTGGGGTACAATTCAGGGATAAATCGCTTCTAGAGCAGGTATTTATTCATAGATCGTATCTCAACGAACACAAAACTCTGAATTTAGAGCACAACGAGCGGCTCGAATTTTTGGGTGATGCAGTTTTGGAACTTGCAGTGACTAAATATCTTTATGCCAATTACGACAAGCCAGAGGGCGACCTGACTAACTGGAGAAGCGCTCTAGTAAAAGGTGAATCCCTCTCTGTCGAAGCCAAGCGAATCGGTCTCGACCAGTTCCTCAAAACATCTCGTGGCGAAGCCAAGAATATGGGCAAAGCCAGAGACATTTTGCTTGCCAACGCCTTCGAAGCACTAATTGGCGCAATCTATTTGGACCAGGATTTCGACGAAGTCTACAATTTCGTATTGAAGAATATCATTTACAAGCTAGAAAATATTCTCGAAAACGGTCTACACTTCGATGCCAAAAGCCGCTTCCAGGAAATGTCCCAAGACAAATTTGGTATTACACCTTCATACGAAGTTGTAAGCGAAATTGGTCCAGATCACAACAAAATATTTACGGTAGCTGCATATTTGAACGAGAAGAAAGTCGGCCAGGGCGAAGGCTCCTCAAAACAAAAAGCCCAGACTGACGCCGCTCAATCTGCACTTGATAAGTGGGAAGAGATAGTAAAAAGCTCATAA
- the leuS gene encoding leucine--tRNA ligase, producing MREYNFKEIESKWQKKWEEENYGKSDDDSALPKHYHLVEFPYPSGAGLHVGHCMGYGASDAYCRMKRLQGFNVMYPIGWDAFGLPTENFAIKNKVKPQKATADNVAVFKSQMKSLGLSFDWSREVNTTDPDYYRWTQWIFLQFYKHAIIDGKLVKVADDDFHTPRLAFQAEMPVNWCPSCKIVLANEEVVNGTCERCGTGSEKRKQKQWMLRITAYADRLIKDLDTVDYLDKIKTQQVNWIGRSEGANIIFDVKGFSNTVHDEEIEVFTTRADTLFGCTYVVLAPEHPLVKKLGHHIQNFEEVQDYIDKAKKKSDLERTELQKDKTGVKLYGVYAINPINGEQVDIYVADYVLSNYGTGAVMAVPAHDERDFEFAKKHEINIAQVITDKDDSVDITDAAFVHYGKLINSGEFDGLASEQGKKAITEKLKETRKGDFTINYKLRDWIFSRQHYWGEPIPIVHCESCGKVPVPEDQLPITLPEVEKYEPTDDGQSPLAAITDWVEMTCPKCGGKAKRETDTMPNWAGSSWYFLRYTDPKNDNELASESKLKYWTPVDIYNGGMEHTTLHLLYSRFWHKFLFDLGAVPTAEPYAKRIAHGIILGPDGRKMSKSFGNVINPDEIVKQFGADTLRMYIAFIGPYDQESAWNMAGVQGVSRFLNRVWKNVEKIDDKDDDKELLIKLNQTIQGVSEDFESFRLNTSVAKLMEFNNLFEKIGHIRKDSYQKFLQILYPLAPHIASELWETAGLSDSIVNSAWPEADTKYLVADTIEIVIQVNGKVRDKLSVSSDISDDELKKSALNSPKIVEIIGDSEIAKVIVIAKKLVSVVTK from the coding sequence ATGAGAGAATATAATTTCAAAGAGATCGAATCAAAATGGCAGAAGAAATGGGAAGAGGAAAATTACGGCAAATCCGATGATGATTCTGCCTTGCCGAAGCACTATCATCTAGTTGAATTCCCTTACCCCTCTGGCGCTGGCCTCCACGTCGGCCACTGTATGGGCTATGGCGCATCCGATGCCTACTGCCGAATGAAACGTCTTCAGGGCTTCAATGTGATGTATCCGATCGGCTGGGACGCATTTGGCCTGCCTACCGAAAATTTTGCGATCAAGAATAAGGTTAAACCGCAAAAAGCGACTGCTGACAATGTTGCGGTATTCAAATCCCAGATGAAATCATTGGGGCTTTCCTTCGACTGGTCTCGCGAGGTCAACACGACCGACCCAGATTATTATCGCTGGACTCAATGGATTTTCCTCCAATTTTACAAGCATGCAATCATTGATGGGAAACTAGTCAAGGTTGCAGATGATGATTTTCATACTCCCAGACTTGCTTTTCAGGCAGAGATGCCGGTCAACTGGTGCCCTTCTTGCAAAATAGTTTTGGCCAACGAAGAAGTCGTCAACGGAACATGTGAGCGTTGCGGTACTGGGTCTGAGAAGAGAAAACAAAAGCAATGGATGCTTCGGATTACTGCCTACGCCGATCGGTTAATTAAAGATCTAGACACGGTTGATTACTTGGACAAGATCAAGACACAGCAGGTCAATTGGATCGGGCGAAGTGAGGGCGCAAATATAATTTTTGACGTCAAAGGTTTTAGTAACACCGTTCACGATGAAGAAATAGAGGTATTTACTACCCGAGCCGATACTTTGTTTGGCTGTACTTATGTCGTGCTTGCCCCAGAGCACCCACTGGTTAAAAAGCTTGGCCACCATATCCAGAACTTTGAAGAAGTCCAAGATTATATAGATAAAGCAAAGAAAAAGTCTGATTTGGAACGTACTGAGCTGCAGAAGGATAAAACTGGAGTTAAGCTGTATGGCGTATACGCGATCAATCCAATTAATGGTGAACAAGTTGATATTTATGTCGCTGATTACGTCCTGTCAAATTATGGTACTGGCGCTGTCATGGCCGTACCTGCTCATGATGAGAGGGATTTCGAATTCGCCAAGAAGCATGAGATCAATATTGCACAAGTGATTACCGACAAGGATGATTCCGTAGACATAACTGACGCGGCCTTTGTTCACTACGGCAAATTGATCAATTCTGGTGAATTCGACGGCCTAGCCTCAGAGCAAGGCAAGAAAGCTATTACTGAGAAATTGAAAGAAACTCGCAAGGGTGACTTTACGATAAATTATAAGCTTAGGGACTGGATATTTTCTCGACAACATTACTGGGGCGAGCCAATTCCAATCGTTCATTGCGAGAGCTGCGGCAAAGTTCCAGTGCCAGAAGATCAACTGCCGATCACTCTGCCAGAAGTAGAAAAATACGAGCCAACCGACGATGGTCAATCCCCTCTCGCCGCTATCACCGACTGGGTCGAGATGACCTGTCCTAAATGCGGTGGCAAGGCCAAACGAGAGACCGACACTATGCCAAACTGGGCCGGTAGTTCTTGGTACTTCTTGCGCTACACTGACCCCAAGAATGACAATGAATTAGCTTCCGAATCTAAACTTAAATACTGGACTCCGGTAGATATTTACAACGGCGGGATGGAACACACAACTTTGCATCTTCTATATTCCAGATTCTGGCACAAATTTTTGTTTGACTTGGGTGCTGTCCCAACGGCAGAACCTTATGCCAAGAGAATCGCTCATGGAATCATTCTCGGCCCCGACGGTCGCAAAATGAGCAAATCTTTTGGTAATGTCATCAATCCAGATGAAATAGTGAAACAATTTGGCGCCGACACACTCCGCATGTATATCGCATTTATCGGACCATACGACCAAGAGTCGGCATGGAACATGGCCGGCGTCCAGGGAGTCTCACGATTTCTAAACCGAGTCTGGAAAAATGTTGAAAAAATCGACGACAAAGACGATGACAAGGAGCTTTTGATTAAGCTAAATCAGACTATCCAAGGAGTTTCGGAGGACTTTGAGAGCTTCCGCTTGAATACTTCTGTTGCCAAATTGATGGAATTCAATAATCTATTTGAGAAAATTGGTCATATCCGTAAAGATTCTTACCAGAAATTCCTGCAAATCCTCTACCCCCTCGCTCCGCACATTGCTTCTGAACTTTGGGAAACCGCCGGCCTGAGCGATTCCATAGTGAATTCCGCTTGGCCTGAGGCTGATACCAAATACTTGGTAGCTGACACGATCGAAATCGTAATTCAGGTCAATGGTAAGGTGCGAGATAAGCTATCGGTCTCTTCTGATATTTCAGACGATGAATTGAAGAAATCTGCGCTGAACTCACCAAAAATCGTTGAAATTATCGGCGACAGTGAGATTGCGAAAGTGATCGTCATCGCCAAGAAATTAGTCAGCGTAGTCACAAAGTAA
- a CDS encoding tRNA uridine(34) 5-carboxymethylaminomethyl modification radical SAM/GNAT enzyme Elp3 has protein sequence MDKNPIEQFIIEFASGELSRKRFDKLQRIYAKASQLSFFTNDQLLLAYQTLLIGQLVEKNIGLEKFLTLKSTRSNSGIVVVSVLTKPYDCPGRCLYCPTQAGAPKSYLAEEPAVMRAITCNYDPYLQVSSRLKALEAVGHLTDKVNIRIIGGTWSAYPTEYRTEFVRELFKAANGRIRESGVESLENLQKQNETTKHRIVEISIETRQDHIDMDEIKHLRELGVTKVELGVQSLDDEILKLNNRGNDTASTIRATKLLKNAGFKVSYQMMVNLYGADLKRDLEIFKELFENPDFKPDHLKIYPLALVKEAEIYKLFEQKRYKPYTESELTGLLVEIKKLVPPYCRIERVIRDIPTEYIVEGGAKISNLRQNVLLELDKQNAKCQCIRCREIKGDYNIDEDYKMFRLDYEASDGREIFLSIESKDRARLLALLRLRIPTNYSESLPVLKNSAIIREMHTYGPQVAIGQNNDLAAQHQGFGTKLLSEAETIAKKEFYLDKVSIIAGVGVRGFFEKFSYKLDRCYMTKTLTKD, from the coding sequence ATGGATAAAAACCCGATCGAACAATTTATTATTGAATTTGCTAGCGGCGAACTCTCTCGCAAGCGATTTGATAAACTCCAACGCATTTACGCGAAGGCTTCACAGCTTTCATTTTTCACAAATGACCAGCTGCTTTTAGCATACCAAACTTTGCTCATAGGTCAACTCGTTGAGAAGAATATTGGGCTTGAGAAATTTCTGACGCTCAAATCTACTCGATCTAATTCTGGAATTGTCGTCGTCTCAGTCCTAACAAAGCCATACGATTGCCCCGGCCGTTGTCTATATTGCCCTACACAAGCCGGTGCACCCAAGAGCTACCTTGCCGAGGAACCAGCCGTAATGCGGGCAATTACCTGCAATTATGACCCTTATCTTCAGGTCAGCTCAAGACTCAAAGCCTTGGAGGCCGTTGGACACCTGACCGACAAAGTTAATATTCGCATTATCGGTGGCACTTGGTCGGCTTATCCTACAGAGTACCGGACAGAATTTGTCAGGGAATTATTCAAAGCAGCTAATGGCAGGATCAGGGAGTCAGGAGTTGAAAGCTTAGAAAATCTACAGAAGCAAAATGAGACTACCAAACACCGAATCGTCGAGATATCGATAGAAACAAGACAAGATCATATCGACATGGATGAGATCAAACATTTGCGCGAGTTAGGAGTGACCAAAGTCGAACTTGGCGTACAAAGCTTAGATGATGAAATTTTAAAATTAAATAATCGTGGCAATGATACTGCATCGACTATTCGTGCAACAAAACTTTTGAAAAACGCAGGGTTCAAGGTCTCGTATCAGATGATGGTCAACCTTTACGGCGCTGATCTGAAACGAGATCTTGAGATATTCAAAGAGTTATTTGAAAATCCAGATTTCAAGCCAGATCATTTGAAGATTTATCCCTTGGCGCTAGTCAAGGAAGCAGAAATATACAAACTTTTTGAGCAGAAGAGATATAAGCCCTATACTGAGTCAGAATTGACAGGCCTGCTTGTCGAGATCAAAAAACTGGTCCCGCCTTATTGCAGGATCGAAAGAGTAATTCGCGACATTCCGACTGAATATATTGTCGAAGGTGGCGCCAAGATTTCAAATCTGAGACAAAATGTCTTGCTCGAGTTGGATAAACAAAATGCAAAGTGTCAATGCATCCGTTGCCGCGAAATTAAAGGCGATTATAATATCGATGAAGATTACAAAATGTTTCGTCTCGATTACGAAGCTTCCGATGGTAGAGAAATATTTCTCTCAATCGAATCTAAGGATAGAGCGAGGCTTTTGGCTTTGCTCAGACTCCGTATCCCAACAAATTATTCCGAATCATTGCCAGTATTAAAAAACTCGGCCATTATTCGCGAGATGCATACTTATGGGCCACAGGTTGCAATAGGGCAAAATAATGATTTAGCTGCCCAGCACCAAGGATTTGGAACTAAATTGTTGTCTGAGGCTGAAACTATTGCCAAAAAAGAATTTTACCTCGATAAAGTTTCCATCATTGCTGGAGTCGGCGTACGCGGTTTTTTTGAGAAGTTTAGCTACAAGCTAGACCGCTGCTATATGACAAAAACATTGACCAAAGACTAA